The following are encoded in a window of Miltoncostaea marina genomic DNA:
- a CDS encoding enoyl-CoA hydratase/isomerase family protein, translating to MPAEAPPSGGRLLVEEDGDALVVRIANEARANALDERILEDLVSLLGGPRPAAVRVVLLGGAGDRHFSAGLDLGDRPADELVAHLQAGERLLGRAARAIADCPRPVIGVLNGAALGGALELAMACDWRVARRGARLGVPAARLGVVYSPDGLRRFVAAMGPARTKRLFLTGRPVEADEALALGLVDEVAADDAALWAAARAAAADVAAGAPLAVEGTRAIIAAIGEGAPWEVIEETAAPARSRAFGSDDFKEGLAAFRERRAPRFRGR from the coding sequence ATGCCAGCTGAAGCCCCCCCGTCCGGCGGCCGCCTCCTCGTCGAGGAGGACGGCGACGCGCTCGTGGTCCGGATCGCCAACGAGGCCCGCGCCAACGCGCTCGACGAGCGGATCCTCGAGGACCTGGTGAGCCTACTGGGTGGCCCCCGCCCGGCCGCCGTCCGGGTCGTGCTGCTCGGCGGGGCGGGCGATCGCCACTTCTCGGCGGGCCTCGACCTGGGCGACCGCCCGGCCGACGAGCTCGTGGCGCACCTCCAGGCCGGCGAGCGCCTGCTGGGGCGCGCCGCGCGGGCGATCGCGGACTGCCCCCGCCCGGTGATCGGCGTGCTGAACGGCGCGGCCCTCGGCGGCGCGCTCGAGCTGGCGATGGCGTGCGACTGGCGCGTCGCCCGCCGCGGCGCCCGGCTCGGCGTGCCGGCGGCGCGCCTCGGCGTGGTCTACTCGCCCGACGGCCTGCGCCGCTTCGTGGCGGCGATGGGACCGGCGCGCACGAAGCGCCTCTTCCTCACCGGCCGCCCGGTCGAGGCGGACGAGGCGCTCGCCCTGGGCCTCGTCGACGAGGTGGCGGCCGACGACGCCGCCCTGTGGGCGGCCGCCCGCGCGGCCGCGGCCGACGTGGCCGCCGGCGCCCCGCTGGCGGTCGAGGGCACCCGGGCGATCATCGCGGCGATCGGCGAGGGCGCCCCCTGGGAGGTGATCGAGGAGACCGCCGCGCCGGCGCGCTCGCGCGCCTTCGGCTCGGACGACTTCAAGGAGGGGCTCGCGGCGTTCCGGGAACGGCGCGCCCCCCGCTTCAGG